From the genome of Candidatus Rhabdochlamydia oedothoracis, one region includes:
- a CDS encoding ParA family protein: MRKICIALSKGGVAKSSTAVSVSHGIALSGKKVLLIDTDDQGQDAFLLGVKPKYGLADVLNERVSVEQALFQAREGLWVLSGGRGLSGVKRAIGRKDFSSEQALSESLYSIEGRFDFVIVDTSPSWDTLTINALFYCLEVLTPVSLEVLTLNSLVEFAERLKSVQKFNKKLQHTYLLPTFWDRRVKKSSEVLEQLKKYYSEQICEPVKYSVRISEAAGFGKTIYEYAPSSSGAKDYQKTVERILNYGR, translated from the coding sequence ATGAGAAAAATCTGCATAGCCCTTTCTAAGGGAGGAGTTGCTAAAAGCTCAACAGCTGTTTCTGTCTCTCATGGGATTGCTTTATCTGGGAAAAAAGTGCTTTTAATTGACACAGATGATCAAGGGCAAGATGCATTTTTGCTAGGAGTAAAACCAAAGTACGGTTTAGCAGATGTACTTAATGAACGAGTTAGTGTCGAACAAGCCCTGTTCCAAGCAAGAGAGGGACTTTGGGTTTTATCTGGCGGCAGAGGGTTATCCGGTGTAAAGCGTGCGATAGGCCGGAAAGATTTTAGCTCTGAACAAGCGCTTTCCGAATCCCTTTATTCTATCGAAGGAAGGTTTGACTTTGTGATCGTTGACACCTCTCCAAGTTGGGATACGCTTACAATCAATGCTTTGTTCTACTGCTTGGAAGTCCTTACCCCTGTTAGCTTAGAGGTGCTTACTCTTAACAGTTTGGTCGAATTCGCAGAAAGATTAAAAAGCGTTCAAAAGTTCAACAAAAAACTGCAACATACTTACTTACTGCCTACTTTCTGGGATCGTCGTGTGAAGAAGTCTTCCGAGGTTTTAGAGCAACTGAAAAAATACTATTCCGAACAAATCTGCGAGCCGGTTAAATATTCAGTGCGGATATCAGAGGCAGCTGGTTTTGGTAAAACAATTTACGAATACGCCCCTTCCTCTTCAGGAGCAAAGGACTATCAAAAAACAGTAGAAAGGATACTCAACTATGGGCGATAG
- a CDS encoding helix-turn-helix domain-containing protein: MIFNNQTQGETLPKGYHHLTYDQRCQIYILKARGDTSSSIANILKVHHSTISRELKRNKGQRGYRHQQAQEKAFLRACLKSFQK; encoded by the coding sequence GTGATTTTTAACAATCAAACACAAGGAGAGACCTTGCCTAAAGGCTACCATCACCTAACCTATGACCAAAGATGTCAGATTTATATTTTAAAAGCTAGAGGAGATACATCTAGCTCAATAGCAAACATTCTAAAAGTTCATCATAGCACTATTAGTAGGGAACTTAAGAGAAATAAAGGGCAACGAGGATACCGTCATCAGCAAGCTCAAGAAAAAGCATTTCTTAGAGCCTGTTTAAAATCTTTTCAAAAGTAG
- a CDS encoding transposase, with amino-acid sequence MVFFSSGRGGGEQVDYGYKGKGVTSHLLVEKSGKPLAITFTSASGDEKKQVIPLLRKVIPFIKKAWNQGKVPILEADKGYDSEQTRIDVLSHEVFPLIARKRNTKGYKIKGICYLEKQRWVVERTISWLKTCFRRLTVRWERKAIYWNGLLMFGLLGYWMNFLSRQVSLKQ; translated from the coding sequence ATGGTTTTTTTTTCCAGCGGACGCGGAGGAGGAGAGCAAGTTGATTATGGCTACAAAGGTAAAGGCGTGACATCGCATTTACTGGTAGAAAAATCAGGAAAGCCTCTTGCAATCACTTTTACATCAGCATCCGGGGATGAGAAAAAACAAGTGATCCCTCTGCTTAGGAAAGTCATTCCCTTCATTAAAAAAGCATGGAATCAGGGAAAAGTACCCATACTTGAAGCAGATAAAGGTTATGACTCAGAGCAAACACGTATCGATGTTCTTTCCCATGAGGTTTTTCCTCTGATAGCTCGGAAAAGAAACACTAAGGGATATAAGATAAAAGGCATTTGCTACCTTGAAAAGCAACGTTGGGTCGTTGAGAGAACGATTTCTTGGTTAAAGACATGCTTCCGTCGTCTTACAGTGCGCTGGGAAAGAAAGGCAATATATTGGAACGGACTATTAATGTTTGGACTACTGGGATATTGGATGAATTTCTTAAGTCGGCAAGTATCTTTAAAACAGTAA
- a CDS encoding DUF4277 domain-containing protein, with protein sequence MYKIDNRLPSGPQRKVSPGIAAVAMIINGLGFTNRTLYLAHQFFASKPIDKAPRS encoded by the coding sequence TTGTATAAAATTGACAATCGTCTGCCATCAGGCCCTCAAAGGAAAGTTAGTCCAGGAATAGCAGCGGTGGCTATGATCATCAATGGTCTGGGCTTTACGAATAGAACATTGTATTTAGCTCATCAATTTTTTGCATCCAAGCCAATAGATAAGGCTCCCAGGAGTTGA
- a CDS encoding IS630 family transposase, with protein sequence MEAISPEKRVYLDQSGISQYVHRQYARSARGKQIFGGISGKRFGRQSVISALQGKKLLAPMCFEGTCHTDLFNVWLKQELIPNLTHGQVLILDNASFHKSKTTRTLIEESGYEMLFLPPYSPDLNPIEKYWANMKTKIRELLPTVANLSEALDQAVLSMSI encoded by the coding sequence ATAGAAGCAATTTCTCCTGAAAAAAGGGTCTATTTGGATCAGAGCGGAATCAGTCAATATGTGCATAGGCAATATGCGAGGAGCGCGAGGGGAAAACAAATATTTGGAGGAATTTCAGGAAAACGATTTGGTAGACAGAGTGTAATTTCGGCACTACAAGGGAAGAAATTGCTGGCACCGATGTGTTTTGAAGGAACTTGCCATACGGATCTATTTAATGTATGGCTAAAACAGGAATTGATTCCAAATTTGACTCATGGCCAAGTTTTGATTCTCGATAACGCGAGCTTTCATAAATCAAAGACAACTAGAACATTGATAGAGGAAAGTGGATACGAAATGCTCTTTCTCCCGCCTTATTCACCGGACTTAAATCCTATCGAAAAATATTGGGCCAATATGAAAACGAAAATCCGAGAACTTTTACCTACTGTAGCTAATTTATCCGAAGCCTTAGATCAAGCTGTTTTATCAATGTCGATTTAA
- a CDS encoding M60 family metallopeptidase, producing MPSENKIYESTWIEEDRANSVNRDNFVIDDREFFKNYLNRQSEYEESEYEEFSTTTHVATSNESIQRYESQFIEEKQSSDKTINLRSQDLEAYWWASYKNRQGFKEALSQFNLTPELLDKDPTAAINRSNNPNDPLYWLKRNLETYFDRENNRYFIPVTEDGGTDKIDPDYNINPKIRMAFDLYNHRTNYFSTDIFMKSGDEIAITVDALDNSQTNCFAATGTSYSSGYRKSNPMALVEHQTVIYTATRAGPLMLACINKNRDMKSWGKRIKITAVPKNETKKVPIFVFGLNSQKEWRENISQPSNSLNQLMMMNGRHKIYISGDVAKKLPLNVGKLLSEYLLISTTYDKLNGFDSSKALHFPTQNLQVITFELCGFISNSLVALCNNPKTRNISRTEYVDWHELGHTHTMGWSWGTEVEVTVNIYEMVAEGLFKGKKDKFQGYDLSDRARFKLDDPKYGNNRLWDPKSVPNFINAKVDSSVLFGGFDAMSSKSLDYRDLKNRKPAHVDNESIRLLMFLQLLFSYGDDFYAKLGKAYREAWNYGDSGNLFDTNQKDKDWFVLNASRASGRDLREFFDLWGLGYSQNVRDAIGAMKLPSPLDDKVVIGGSGTDTGYGGSEGTIIVDKSYERTAIAYKRSGKTIKVYEYSDGDLIVYEEPEGIRSDYNPSQGTMPGSGGTITVDKRGGTTNIVYKRSGKTIKVYEDSETIKVYEEPEGITTVYKSDAGTTTDTGSGTGDHGGTTTGTDTGYGGSEGTIIVDKSYERTAIAYTRSGRTIKVYEYSDGDLIVYEEPEGIRSDYKRSQGTMPGSGVTLTVDKRGGTTNIVYKRSGKTFTFYQDSQGTIKVSEEPEGITTVYKSDAGTNTGSGVY from the coding sequence ATGCCTAGCGAAAATAAAATCTATGAATCAACATGGATAGAGGAAGATAGAGCTAACTCCGTCAATAGAGATAATTTTGTTATAGACGACCGTGAATTTTTCAAAAATTATCTAAACAGACAGTCAGAATATGAAGAATCGGAATATGAGGAATTTTCAACTACTACACATGTAGCCACTTCAAATGAAAGTATACAACGCTATGAGTCCCAATTCATCGAAGAAAAGCAGTCTTCTGACAAAACAATAAACTTACGGTCACAAGATCTAGAAGCTTATTGGTGGGCTTCTTATAAAAACCGTCAGGGATTTAAAGAAGCTTTAAGTCAGTTTAATTTGACGCCAGAGCTTTTAGATAAAGATCCCACAGCCGCTATAAACCGATCAAACAACCCCAATGACCCGCTTTATTGGTTAAAACGCAACCTGGAAACGTATTTCGATAGAGAAAATAATCGCTATTTCATTCCGGTAACAGAGGATGGAGGGACAGATAAAATTGATCCAGATTACAATATCAATCCTAAAATCCGTATGGCCTTTGATCTTTATAACCACCGAACGAATTATTTCTCCACGGATATTTTCATGAAGTCTGGAGATGAAATTGCTATTACAGTGGATGCTCTTGATAACTCTCAAACAAATTGTTTTGCTGCTACAGGAACTTCCTATTCATCTGGTTATAGGAAATCAAACCCGATGGCATTAGTCGAGCATCAAACGGTTATTTATACAGCTACAAGAGCAGGCCCACTTATGCTAGCCTGTATAAATAAAAACCGAGATATGAAAAGTTGGGGAAAAAGGATTAAGATTACAGCTGTACCTAAGAATGAAACGAAGAAAGTTCCCATCTTTGTTTTTGGCCTAAATTCGCAAAAAGAGTGGCGAGAAAACATCAGTCAACCTTCTAACTCACTTAATCAATTGATGATGATGAATGGCCGCCATAAAATATATATTTCAGGAGATGTAGCTAAAAAACTTCCTCTAAATGTCGGTAAATTGCTATCAGAATATTTGCTTATCAGTACAACTTATGACAAATTGAATGGCTTTGACAGTTCAAAAGCCCTCCATTTTCCAACGCAAAATTTACAAGTTATAACTTTTGAACTTTGTGGCTTTATATCTAATAGTTTAGTAGCTTTGTGTAATAATCCAAAAACAAGAAATATATCAAGAACTGAGTATGTTGATTGGCATGAGTTAGGCCATACACATACCATGGGATGGTCTTGGGGAACTGAAGTAGAAGTTACTGTCAACATTTATGAAATGGTGGCTGAGGGTCTTTTTAAAGGGAAAAAAGATAAATTTCAAGGTTATGATCTTAGCGACCGTGCCCGTTTTAAACTCGATGATCCAAAGTATGGAAATAATAGATTGTGGGATCCAAAATCAGTGCCGAATTTTATCAATGCTAAGGTTGATTCTTCTGTTCTTTTCGGTGGTTTTGATGCTATGTCGTCTAAATCTCTTGATTATAGGGACCTAAAGAACAGAAAGCCAGCGCATGTAGACAATGAGTCAATACGGCTATTAATGTTTTTGCAGTTGTTGTTTAGTTATGGAGATGATTTTTACGCCAAGCTCGGCAAAGCTTACAGAGAAGCTTGGAATTACGGAGATAGTGGAAATCTATTCGATACGAATCAGAAGGATAAAGACTGGTTTGTATTAAATGCAAGTCGCGCATCAGGTCGAGATTTGAGGGAGTTTTTTGATCTTTGGGGTTTAGGCTATAGCCAGAATGTTCGAGATGCAATTGGAGCGATGAAACTACCTTCACCCTTAGATGACAAGGTGGTCATAGGAGGATCAGGTACAGATACAGGCTATGGAGGATCCGAGGGAACCATCATAGTCGATAAAAGCTATGAAAGAACCGCTATAGCCTATAAACGCTCTGGAAAAACCATCAAAGTCTATGAATACTCTGATGGAGACCTCATAGTCTATGAAGAACCTGAAGGAATCAGATCAGACTATAACCCCTCTCAAGGAACAATGCCAGGATCTGGGGGAACCATCACAGTCGATAAACGCGGTGGAACAACCAATATAGTTTATAAACGCTCTGGAAAAACCATCAAAGTCTATGAAGACTCTGAAACCATCAAAGTTTATGAAGAGCCTGAAGGAATCACTACAGTCTATAAAAGCGATGCAGGAACCACCACAGATACAGGCTCAGGTACGGGAGACCACGGAGGAACCACCACAGGTACAGATACAGGCTATGGAGGATCCGAGGGAACCATCATAGTCGATAAAAGCTATGAAAGAACCGCTATAGCCTATACACGCTCTGGAAGAACCATCAAAGTCTATGAATACTCTGATGGAGACCTCATAGTCTATGAAGAACCTGAAGGAATCAGATCAGACTATAAACGCTCTCAAGGAACAATGCCAGGATCTGGGGTAACCCTCACAGTCGATAAACGCGGTGGAACAACCAATATAGTTTATAAACGCTCTGGAAAAACCTTTACATTCTATCAAGATTCTCAAGGAACAATTAAGGTCTCTGAAGAGCCTGAAGGAATCACCACAGTCTATAAAAGCGATGCAGGAACCAATACAGGCTCTGGAGTCTATTGA
- a CDS encoding tyrosine-type recombinase/integrase, whose translation MNAEIIELEEKHKLNYKQVIEIKNERLWQALSRVNLRTAIIEWIETITNPCTKSSYTTSMKELLERGFLNPNWSLQMFGVLSTNAIVDQIKTQTIYIKNKITEETKQEWSTRTKEARISCLLAFTRYLSRKTEGIIAKATPNRTGLEKTFSPPSKKVKTESLNRAQLYRFLEELEQINPRDALIAKLCLHGAKRINEVLSLEVYRIDFEKRQILFKQSKSKLTDDFTIINFEKEGAQVLLQKLKDYIQARKGLVFLTRNNKGVKKTQVDRNFSKAGKNAQIPFRVSAHNLRTTAITLWKEDGFSDSLIMKASGHSSSEMVHRYDRTDIADNVTSKSYLL comes from the coding sequence ATGAATGCAGAAATAATAGAATTAGAAGAAAAACACAAACTTAACTACAAACAAGTTATTGAAATTAAAAATGAAAGGCTTTGGCAAGCCCTTTCTAGAGTTAATCTTCGCACTGCAATTATTGAGTGGATTGAGACAATTACCAACCCTTGCACCAAAAGTTCTTATACAACTTCAATGAAAGAATTATTGGAAAGAGGTTTTTTGAACCCAAATTGGAGTTTGCAAATGTTTGGGGTTCTATCTACAAATGCGATTGTCGATCAAATTAAAACCCAAACAATCTACATAAAAAATAAAATAACCGAAGAAACAAAACAGGAATGGTCAACACGAACTAAAGAAGCTCGCATTAGTTGTTTATTAGCTTTTACAAGATATCTATCAAGAAAAACAGAAGGGATTATAGCCAAAGCAACACCCAATAGAACCGGATTAGAGAAAACCTTTAGCCCACCATCTAAAAAAGTAAAAACAGAATCCTTGAATAGAGCACAACTCTATCGATTTTTAGAAGAACTAGAGCAAATCAACCCAAGAGACGCATTAATTGCGAAGTTGTGCTTACATGGGGCAAAAAGAATTAATGAAGTGCTCTCTTTAGAGGTTTATCGTATTGATTTCGAAAAAAGACAGATCTTATTTAAGCAATCCAAAAGTAAATTAACAGATGATTTTACGATTATCAATTTTGAGAAAGAAGGAGCCCAGGTTTTGCTTCAGAAATTAAAAGATTACATACAAGCAAGAAAGGGTCTTGTCTTTCTTACAAGAAATAATAAAGGAGTAAAGAAAACTCAAGTAGATCGAAATTTTTCAAAAGCAGGAAAGAACGCACAAATCCCCTTTCGAGTAAGTGCCCATAATTTAAGAACTACCGCTATTACTCTTTGGAAAGAAGATGGATTTAGCGATTCTTTAATTATGAAAGCAAGCGGCCATTCTAGCAGTGAAATGGTTCATCGATACGATAGAACAGATATTGCTGATAACGTAACCAGTAAATCTTATCTGTTGTAA
- a CDS encoding helix-turn-helix domain-containing protein, which yields MNSHHLDISRKVVTLPEAAIMLGMSPLTIRRAIKSGKIKAVQISPKGRYRILIEELNGFIQRNSQMTAVG from the coding sequence ATGAATAGTCACCACTTAGACATATCTAGAAAAGTTGTTACTTTACCTGAAGCTGCTATTATGCTAGGCATGAGTCCTTTAACAATTAGACGCGCTATTAAAAGTGGGAAGATTAAAGCTGTGCAAATCAGCCCTAAAGGAAGATATCGCATCTTAATTGAAGAATTAAATGGATTCATTCAGAGAAATTCTCAAATGACTGCTGTGGGATAG
- a CDS encoding helix-turn-helix domain-containing protein, translating into MNSHLLDTSRKVVTLPEAAVMLGMSSLTIRRAIKSGKIKAMQISPKGRYRILIEELNGFIQRNSQITDMG; encoded by the coding sequence ATGAATAGTCACCTCTTAGACACATCTAGAAAAGTTGTTACTTTACCTGAAGCGGCTGTTATGCTAGGCATGAGTTCTTTAACAATTAGACGCGCTATTAAAAGTGGGAAGATTAAGGCTATGCAAATCAGTCCTAAAGGAAGATATCGCATCTTAATTGAAGAATTAAATGGATTCATTCAGAGAAATTCTCAAATAACCGATATGGGATAG
- a CDS encoding IS630 transposase-related protein, with amino-acid sequence MPKPYSMDLRKRVLQYLEENNDKMKASQLFQVGIATVYRWVKRKKQRGNVEPLKKKSTYKKIDDQRLIAYVEKNPGHFLSEIAKHFGLTLQAIFYALKRLKITRKKRLRFIRKGMRKQERNI; translated from the coding sequence ATGCCTAAACCTTATTCAATGGATCTAAGAAAACGAGTGCTTCAATACCTAGAAGAAAATAACGACAAAATGAAGGCCAGCCAGCTATTTCAAGTTGGGATTGCAACTGTCTACCGATGGGTAAAGCGTAAGAAACAAAGAGGAAACGTAGAACCTCTAAAAAAGAAAAGCACTTATAAGAAAATTGATGATCAGAGATTAATCGCTTATGTAGAAAAAAACCCCGGTCATTTTTTATCAGAGATTGCAAAGCATTTTGGTTTGACTTTGCAAGCAATCTTTTACGCTTTGAAAAGACTCAAGATCACAAGAAAAAAAAGATTGCGTTTTATAAGGAAAGGAATGCGGAAGCAAGAGCGGAATATCTAA
- a CDS encoding ATP-binding protein: MVILSGPRQAGKTTLAKAISKQFTSSMYLNYDSYEDRRIFLKEAWLPSVELLIFDEIHKMPKWKNYLKGVYDTKPEHQKILVTGSARLEVFKQVGDSLAGRYFLHRLMPLSPAECEKVHVNYTIDRFLERGGFPEPFLTQDLMDTDRWRLQYIDSLLREDVLDFENIQNLNAIRLVFELLRERVGSPVSYSSIAQDAAISPNTVKKYIQILEALYIVFRVTPFSRNIARSLLKEPKIYFFDIGLVKGGSGSRFENLVGFCLLKHALAKADYQAKIVSLHYLLTKEKKEVDFVLAQDNQMEKLIEVKYSDHLINPSLRYFHEKYQTPSVQVVKELKREWVENQIEVVQGVNFLKSLYL, from the coding sequence ATGGTTATTTTGTCAGGCCCTAGACAGGCTGGTAAAACAACTTTAGCCAAGGCTATCTCAAAGCAATTTACTTCCTCGATGTATTTAAACTATGACAGCTATGAAGACCGAAGAATCTTTTTAAAAGAAGCTTGGTTACCCTCTGTTGAACTTCTCATTTTCGATGAAATCCATAAAATGCCCAAATGGAAGAATTACCTGAAAGGAGTTTACGATACAAAGCCTGAGCATCAAAAAATTTTAGTGACAGGAAGCGCTCGTCTAGAAGTTTTTAAACAAGTAGGAGATTCTCTTGCTGGGCGTTACTTTCTTCATCGTCTTATGCCTCTTTCTCCTGCTGAATGTGAAAAGGTTCATGTCAATTATACAATCGATCGCTTTTTAGAAAGAGGAGGGTTTCCTGAACCTTTTTTGACTCAAGATTTAATGGATACAGATCGATGGCGTCTCCAATATATCGATAGTTTATTAAGAGAAGATGTTCTTGATTTTGAAAATATTCAAAACTTAAACGCTATTCGCCTAGTTTTTGAGCTATTAAGAGAAAGAGTGGGATCTCCTGTTTCTTATAGTTCTATCGCTCAAGATGCCGCGATCTCTCCCAATACAGTAAAAAAATATATTCAAATTTTAGAAGCTCTTTACATCGTGTTTCGTGTAACACCATTTTCACGTAATATTGCTCGCAGCTTATTGAAAGAGCCTAAAATTTACTTTTTTGACATCGGCCTTGTTAAAGGGGGCTCGGGATCTCGCTTTGAGAACTTAGTGGGATTTTGCCTTTTGAAACATGCATTAGCAAAAGCTGATTACCAAGCTAAAATAGTTTCGCTGCATTATCTGCTTACAAAAGAAAAAAAAGAAGTGGATTTTGTATTAGCTCAAGATAATCAGATGGAAAAGCTCATTGAAGTAAAATACTCAGACCATTTAATAAATCCAAGTCTTCGTTACTTTCATGAAAAATATCAGACGCCATCTGTTCAAGTTGTCAAAGAACTAAAAAGAGAATGGGTTGAAAATCAAATAGAAGTTGTTCAGGGTGTTAATTTTTTAAAATCGTTATATTTGTAA